In a single window of the Nodularia spumigena CCY9414 genome:
- a CDS encoding helix-turn-helix domain-containing protein has protein sequence MSSIFDYIQNNPQEAQRLVGLKYEQLQELLDKAIKLHNHKRELLEDRKVRIILGGGGRRPKLSPSEQIILTLTYLRHLTTFQLLGIQFGVSETTANDTFNYWLPLLGELLPPSLVEQVKKTPVTMKLLKKF, from the coding sequence ATGAGCAGTATATTCGATTATATCCAAAATAATCCCCAGGAAGCACAGCGTTTAGTAGGGCTGAAATATGAACAGTTGCAGGAACTTTTAGACAAAGCCATTAAACTGCACAATCATAAACGAGAATTGCTTGAAGATAGAAAAGTGAGAATTATTCTGGGTGGAGGTGGTCGCAGACCAAAATTATCACCATCGGAGCAAATAATTCTCACCCTAACATATTTACGACATTTAACCACATTTCAACTATTGGGTATTCAATTTGGCGTGAGTGAAACAACTGCAAATGATACGTTTAACTATTGGTTGCCATTATTGGGAGAATTATTACCACCAAGTTTAGTAGAACAGGTAAAAAAAACTCCAGTGACTATGAAATTGTTAAAGAAGTTTTAA
- a CDS encoding HARBI1 family protein, translating into MVAIIGRIITTKFSRTGKKNSSDYEIVKEVLTDFELIVDSYEQPIERPSEYQQQEKYYSGKKKMHTRKSQLIVLPNGRDIVDVVAGEPGRKSDINLFRENKNGFEEKQKFSGDKAYQGEKSIKTPEKKPRKKELSSEQKIQNKELASERIFVEHLIRLVKIFRVAQERFRLNSSKYEQIIMTICGLVRLRIGTFIL; encoded by the coding sequence TTGGTTGCCATTATTGGGAGAATTATTACCACCAAGTTTAGTAGAACAGGTAAAAAAAACTCCAGTGACTATGAAATTGTTAAAGAAGTTTTAACAGACTTTGAACTAATCGTAGATAGCTATGAACAGCCCATAGAAAGACCTTCAGAGTATCAACAGCAGGAAAAATATTACTCAGGTAAGAAGAAAATGCACACTAGAAAAAGTCAATTAATTGTTCTGCCTAATGGTAGAGATATTGTTGATGTAGTAGCTGGTGAGCCAGGACGAAAAAGTGACATAAATTTATTTCGGGAAAATAAAAATGGGTTTGAAGAGAAACAAAAATTTTCCGGTGACAAAGCTTACCAAGGAGAGAAATCAATTAAAACACCTGAAAAAAAGCCTAGAAAAAAAGAATTAAGTTCTGAACAAAAAATTCAAAATAAAGAACTGGCATCAGAGCGCATATTTGTAGAACATTTAATTCGTTTAGTGAAGATATTTAGAGTAGCTCAAGAAAGATTTAGATTAAATTCCTCTAAATACGAGCAGATAATTATGACTATTTGTGGACTCGTTAGATTACGCATTGGCACATTTATTTTGTAA
- a CDS encoding ISLre2 family transposase, with product MTKNICASLDLNTSIKTFQSNATKLLDFANIPEWDGKKLKEREEEIRVQALILAGQCMAILLYNLSISPKILDYSVAQTQGWRSTKTQKHGYKKRQIVTIGNVEVTLNLPYVLERNPKSKKSDSSSLNKQKIKTSNQGFCPFLKWLGMSEGITPLVWSTIAKYGTIASSFDAAHSTLIDWGINVSLKRIERLTYLFGKIGINLRQSKILHLEMDNLSDSNVLKDQRVVIAVDGGRTKIRFNKKGRPSSKTNRHGFVGEWMEPKLLTIYVVNEQGKKIRTSAIPITNDGTYSGYKEFLKILEMYLVNLGISQAKQVLLIADGAEWIWIHIPPLLKKLKCPSETYQLLDLYHAVSHLKDFADAAFSTDNESQLWFKKARKALKKGQTLDLMRNMGEFISGATGERCKILVRERNYILKAYRRRLLKYNEVASQKLPLGSGAVESLIRQVVNLRMKGNSKFWLQNNAEIMLHLRCQWIAKTWDNFCDSIFNSLIKSPTG from the coding sequence ATGACAAAAAATATATGTGCAAGTCTTGATTTAAATACATCAATAAAAACTTTTCAATCGAATGCTACAAAACTTTTAGATTTTGCGAATATCCCAGAATGGGATGGGAAAAAGCTCAAAGAGCGAGAAGAAGAAATTAGAGTTCAGGCACTCATTTTAGCTGGACAATGTATGGCTATTTTATTATATAATCTTTCGATATCACCGAAGATTCTTGACTACTCTGTTGCTCAAACACAAGGATGGAGAAGCACAAAAACACAAAAACATGGTTATAAAAAGCGACAAATAGTAACAATTGGAAATGTCGAAGTAACTTTAAACTTACCTTATGTACTTGAACGAAATCCGAAAAGTAAAAAATCTGATAGTTCTTCACTCAATAAGCAAAAAATCAAAACCTCAAATCAAGGATTTTGTCCGTTTTTAAAGTGGCTAGGGATGTCTGAAGGTATTACCCCTTTGGTTTGGTCAACAATTGCCAAATATGGTACAATAGCAAGTTCTTTTGATGCAGCACATTCGACTCTGATAGATTGGGGAATAAATGTTAGTTTAAAACGAATCGAACGTCTGACTTACCTTTTTGGTAAAATTGGTATTAATCTTCGCCAATCGAAAATATTACATCTGGAGATGGATAACTTATCTGATAGTAATGTTCTCAAAGACCAACGAGTTGTCATCGCTGTAGATGGTGGAAGAACTAAAATTAGGTTTAATAAAAAAGGTAGACCCAGTAGCAAAACAAACCGTCATGGCTTTGTCGGTGAATGGATGGAGCCAAAGTTACTAACAATTTATGTCGTAAATGAACAAGGTAAAAAAATTAGAACATCAGCAATACCTATTACTAATGATGGCACATATTCCGGTTATAAAGAGTTTCTGAAAATTTTAGAAATGTACTTAGTAAATTTGGGGATAAGCCAAGCTAAACAGGTGTTATTGATTGCCGATGGTGCAGAGTGGATATGGATACACATTCCCCCGTTATTAAAAAAGCTAAAATGTCCATCCGAAACTTATCAATTATTAGATTTGTATCACGCTGTATCACATTTAAAAGATTTTGCTGATGCTGCTTTTAGTACAGATAATGAAAGTCAATTATGGTTTAAAAAAGCTCGAAAAGCTTTAAAGAAAGGGCAAACGCTAGATTTAATGAGAAACATGGGTGAATTTATCTCTGGCGCGACTGGAGAACGCTGTAAAATTTTAGTGCGAGAGCGAAATTATATTTTAAAAGCCTATAGAAGGAGGCTGTTAAAATATAACGAGGTGGCATCTCAAAAGCTTCCTCTTGGTAGTGGCGCAGTTGAAAGTTTAATTCGTCAAGTTGTTAATTTACGCATGAAAGGAAACAGTAAGTTTTGGTTACAAAATAATGCAGAAATTATGTTACATCTGCGTTGTCAATGGATAGCTAAAACTTGGGATAATTTTTGTGATTCTATTTTTAATTCTTTGATCAAATCCCCAACTGGGTAA
- a CDS encoding recombinase family protein, protein MYLYATLSDKFILLLRRGYWRSLLFDPTSQNRVAPPAFGQHSVEGELVPSDDEQQVIEIIRRHHKSGKSLRAIAQYLNENGYKSKRGKDWQHTSVKTVLDRLYPKIA, encoded by the coding sequence ATGTATTTATACGCAACATTAAGTGATAAATTTATTTTGCTACTGAGAAGAGGTTATTGGCGATCGCTACTTTTTGACCCAACTTCACAAAATCGCGTTGCTCCCCCTGCTTTTGGTCAGCACTCGGTAGAGGGTGAATTAGTCCCCAGTGACGATGAGCAGCAGGTTATAGAGATTATCAGAAGACACCACAAATCAGGGAAGTCTTTGAGAGCGATCGCACAATATCTGAATGAAAATGGCTACAAATCCAAGCGGGGTAAAGACTGGCAACACACCAGCGTCAAGACAGTTTTGGATCGGCTCTACCCTAAAATTGCATGA
- a CDS encoding type II toxin-antitoxin system death-on-curing family toxin, translated as MNGIFWLDETIVTVIHEDQLAQHGGLAGVRDNNLFLASLDRPKNLLAYGEPTPTIFDLAAAYGYGFAKNHAFIDGNKRVAFAVMATFLELNGYSLDVPEPQVVLIMERLANGQESQETISEWLQENSIKY; from the coding sequence ATGAATGGTATTTTCTGGCTAGATGAGACAATTGTTACAGTTATACATGAAGACCAATTAGCACAGCATGGCGGTCTTGCTGGTGTGCGAGATAACAACTTGTTTTTAGCTAGTTTAGATAGACCGAAGAATTTACTTGCTTATGGTGAACCCACACCCACCATATTTGATTTAGCTGCGGCTTATGGTTATGGATTTGCAAAAAACCATGCTTTTATAGACGGTAATAAACGGGTAGCTTTCGCAGTGATGGCTACCTTTCTCGAATTAAATGGATATTCATTAGATGTTCCAGAACCGCAAGTTGTTTTAATAATGGAACGACTAGCAAACGGTCAAGAAAGTCAAGAAACAATATCAGAATGGCTTCAAGAAAATTCTATTAAATATTAA
- a CDS encoding AbrB/MazE/SpoVT family DNA-binding domain-containing protein, whose amino-acid sequence MYTLKIRRVGNSLGVTLPKEALQKLRVQEGDSVFVTETSSGVHVTACNPDFEKAMSAYRKVSTKYRNALHELAK is encoded by the coding sequence ATGTACACCTTAAAAATTCGTAGAGTTGGAAATTCCTTGGGTGTAACATTACCTAAAGAAGCCCTGCAAAAACTTAGAGTTCAAGAAGGAGACAGTGTATTTGTCACTGAAACTTCTTCTGGTGTTCATGTGACTGCCTGTAATCCTGACTTTGAAAAAGCAATGTCAGCCTACAGAAAAGTCAGCACAAAATACAGAAATGCACTTCATGAGTTAGCGAAATGA
- a CDS encoding tyrosine-type recombinase/integrase, protein MKINRHGRAKVITQQEIQLIFTHGLNNDRDRMLFGVCLFSACRIRECVTLQTQDIYTPKGEVRSQFVIRKSNTKGKLATRSIPVIEDLRRLLADYSRLAGNVYLFPGRSNGHISHDSAARILRKACEQVGIIGVSTHSFRRTALTQMSNAGIPLRVIQELSGHRNLEQLQRYLEVSDDQVLGAAAALSMLSPAVEVSKYKI, encoded by the coding sequence ATGAAAATCAACAGGCACGGACGCGCCAAAGTCATTACACAGCAAGAGATACAGTTAATTTTTACCCACGGCTTGAACAATGACCGGGATAGAATGCTGTTTGGTGTGTGCCTGTTTAGTGCCTGTAGAATCCGGGAATGTGTAACGCTACAAACTCAAGACATCTACACACCCAAGGGTGAAGTTAGATCGCAATTCGTGATCAGGAAGTCAAACACTAAAGGCAAACTGGCCACAAGGTCTATCCCAGTGATTGAAGACTTGCGGCGGCTATTGGCTGATTATTCCCGACTAGCTGGTAATGTTTACCTGTTTCCCGGTCGTAGCAACGGACATATCAGCCATGACTCAGCAGCTCGTATTTTAAGGAAAGCTTGCGAACAAGTAGGAATCATTGGAGTGAGTACGCACAGCTTTAGAAGGACTGCTTTAACCCAGATGAGTAACGCTGGCATTCCTTTGAGGGTAATTCAGGAATTGTCAGGGCATAGGAATTTAGAACAGTTACAGAGATATTTAGAGGTGAGTGATGATCAGGTGTTGGGGGCGGCTGCTGCTTTGTCGATGCTGTCACCTGCTGTGGAAGTCAGTAAATACAAAATTTGA
- a CDS encoding transposase: DMDMLELAAASGEIDLKYLDESGFSAWSDSGYTYYQKGEQKKLEQTKRRGRRISIIGLFQPLISFIYGLVIGGVKRSSYIKMMEQEAQEASESKRMRVIVQDNGPIHCCKEVQALWTKWEQMGLYMFFLPKYCSEMNPIELEWQHLKRDEIAGKMFEDELELAYAVMDGVETRGKKGKHRTERTKFNKAN, encoded by the coding sequence GATATGGATATGTTAGAACTGGCTGCGGCTAGTGGAGAAATAGACCTAAAATATTTGGATGAATCAGGATTTTCAGCTTGGAGTGATTCAGGTTATACATACTATCAAAAAGGAGAACAAAAAAAGCTCGAACAAACAAAAAGACGTGGACGCAGAATCAGTATTATTGGGCTATTTCAGCCATTAATTAGCTTTATTTATGGTCTAGTAATTGGAGGAGTTAAGCGCAGTTCTTACATCAAAATGATGGAACAAGAGGCGCAAGAAGCATCTGAAAGTAAACGAATGAGAGTCATAGTTCAAGATAATGGACCAATACATTGTTGTAAAGAAGTTCAGGCATTATGGACAAAGTGGGAACAAATGGGTTTATATATGTTTTTCCTTCCTAAATATTGCTCGGAAATGAATCCAATTGAATTAGAATGGCAACATCTTAAACGAGATGAAATTGCTGGAAAAATGTTTGAGGATGAATTAGAACTAGCGTATGCAGTTATGGATGGTGTTGAAACCAGAGGTAAAAAAGGAAAACACCGGACAGAACGTACTAAATTTAACAAAGCCAATTAG
- a CDS encoding hybrid sensor histidine kinase/response regulator translates to MSSPSSRFEKILVVDDSPDNVFLIKTILQGEGYIISTAENGADALVELEKSPCDLVLLDLMMPGMDGYEVTRRIRGDTKFQPYIPILLITAHDAPNVAKGLDLGADDFIRKPVTLDELLARVRSLLRLKRSIDERDEIARQRQDFVSRLTHDLRTPLVAADRMLMLFQQGVLGTLSPQMQEVITIMARSNLNLLSMVNTLLEVYRFEAGRKTLVFQEVDLMQLLKEVVGELTPLAQDKALSIKLDLSGDTTKCIMMGDRLELHRLFTNLIGNAIKFTESGSINIRLNTQTQSNTINIKIADTGMGIPPEEIETLFERFRQGSHKTSGSGLGLYLSRRIVEAHQGNILVNSELGKGSVFNISLPIKQ, encoded by the coding sequence ATGAGTTCCCCATCTTCTCGCTTTGAAAAAATCCTGGTTGTCGATGACTCTCCTGATAATGTGTTTTTGATCAAAACGATTTTGCAGGGAGAAGGCTACATTATTAGCACAGCAGAAAACGGTGCTGATGCCTTGGTAGAACTGGAAAAATCACCTTGTGACTTGGTATTACTGGATTTAATGATGCCAGGAATGGATGGGTACGAAGTCACCAGACGCATTCGTGGAGATACGAAGTTTCAGCCATATATCCCCATTCTGCTGATTACAGCCCACGATGCGCCCAATGTCGCTAAAGGGCTAGACTTGGGTGCTGATGATTTTATCCGCAAACCCGTAACATTAGATGAATTATTAGCAAGGGTGCGATCGCTCTTACGGTTGAAGCGTAGTATAGATGAACGTGATGAAATTGCCCGTCAACGTCAAGATTTTGTTTCTCGCCTCACACACGATTTACGTACACCTTTAGTAGCTGCTGACCGGATGTTGATGCTATTTCAGCAGGGGGTTTTGGGAACTTTATCGCCGCAAATGCAAGAAGTAATCACTATCATGGCTCGGAGCAATCTTAATTTGCTGTCGATGGTGAATACTTTATTAGAAGTTTACCGCTTTGAAGCCGGTCGCAAAACCTTGGTATTCCAAGAAGTTGATTTAATGCAGTTGTTAAAAGAGGTAGTTGGGGAACTGACACCCTTAGCACAAGACAAAGCCCTATCTATCAAACTGGATTTGTCTGGAGATACAACTAAATGTATTATGATGGGCGATCGCTTAGAACTGCATCGTTTATTTACAAATTTAATTGGTAATGCTATCAAATTTACAGAATCCGGCTCAATAAATATCCGGCTTAACACGCAAACGCAAAGTAATACAATTAACATAAAAATAGCTGACACAGGCATGGGTATTCCGCCTGAAGAAATAGAAACGTTATTTGAACGATTTCGTCAGGGAAGCCACAAAACTTCTGGTAGTGGCTTGGGATTGTACCTTTCTCGCCGGATTGTCGAGGCACATCAGGGCAATATCCTGGTAAATTCTGAATTAGGTAAAGGTAGTGTTTTCAACATTAGTTTACCCATCAAACAATAA